The Xenopus laevis strain J_2021 chromosome 7S, Xenopus_laevis_v10.1, whole genome shotgun sequence genome includes a window with the following:
- the LOC121396277 gene encoding traf2 and NCK-interacting protein kinase-like, producing the protein MINTTKGQSLRETWIGYVCKEVLKALKHIHKNRAVHRDIKSPNIMLTEKGKVKLIDFGLCWDLDPQTGKCYESEGTAHWMAPEAIRRRGKPVAYDTKCDIWSMGITAIEMAEGETPYANQYPVSDLILNNDAPELQSKTWSQNFVSFLKCCLEKEPSKRWSAEELLQHPFLTELPPKKTIRAEIKKHLQVPQNHLTKKGE; encoded by the exons ATGATTAATACCACCAAAGGCCAATCCCTGAGAGAGACCTGGATTGGATATGTATGCAAAGAAGTGTTAAAG GCACTCAAGCACATCCACAAGAACAGGGCCGTGCACCGAGACATCAAGAGCCCGAACATAATGcttacagagaaagggaaggtGAAGCTGA TCGATTTTGGACTCTGCTGGGACCTGGACCCACAGACTGGAAAGTGCTATGAGAGTGAAGGCACTGCGCACTGGATGGCACCCGAGGCCATAAGGAGGAGAGGCAAACCAGTGGCGTATgacaccaaa tgtgacatctggtcgaTGGGGATTACCGCCATCGAAATGGCCGAGGGAGAAACAC cATATGCCAATCAGTATCCAGTGTCAGACCTCATACTGAACAACGATGCACCGGAGCTTCAATCAAAGACCTG gtcacagaattttgtgtcctttttgaagTGTTGTCTAGAAAAGGAACCATCAAAGAGGTGGAGTGCTGAAGAACTTCTGCAGCACCCGTTCTTAACTGAACTGCCCCCAAAGAAGACGATTAGGGCTGAAATAAAGAAACACCTTCAGGTGCCGCAGAACCATCTGACCAAGAAAGGTGAGTGA